The following are encoded in a window of Francisella tularensis subsp. tularensis genomic DNA:
- a CDS encoding septation protein A, with translation MNKMINDLLPAIVFFGIYKIYDIFFATAALIIVTIAQVIWEYIAHRKVAKTQIFIAILVAIFGGATIYFHNEEFIKWKVSIINWLMGIGLIITTYTMKETPMQKILKDAIDLKEHKWKEINNMWGAYFTVLGTLNLFVAYFFSTDIWMDFKLFGLLGITFVFLIIQSIYLSKHIKR, from the coding sequence ATGAATAAAATGATTAATGATTTGCTTCCAGCGATTGTGTTTTTTGGTATCTATAAGATATATGATATTTTTTTTGCTACAGCAGCACTAATTATAGTAACGATAGCACAAGTTATTTGGGAATATATAGCCCACAGAAAAGTTGCTAAAACACAAATTTTTATAGCTATTTTAGTCGCTATTTTTGGGGGTGCTACCATATATTTTCATAACGAAGAGTTCATAAAATGGAAAGTAAGTATAATTAACTGGTTAATGGGGATTGGTCTAATAATTACGACGTATACAATGAAAGAAACACCCATGCAAAAAATTCTCAAAGACGCTATCGATCTAAAAGAACATAAATGGAAAGAAATCAACAATATGTGGGGAGCTTATTTTACCGTTCTAGGCACACTTAATTTATTTGTAGCGTATTTCTTCTCTACTGATATTTGGATGGATTTTAAACTTTTTGGTCTTTTAGGCATAACTTTTGTATTCTTAATAATACAATCTATCTATTTATCCAAACATATTAAAAGATAA
- a CDS encoding site-2 protease family protein, which produces MNFNHILMVALMAAIPLIFAITIHEAAHAFVAKIRGDDSAYRLGRVTLNPVSHIDPIGTIVFPGLMLISSISFGFPFIFGWAKPVPIDYTKLKRPKIDTILVAIAGPLANLAMAFIWAIVAKYITLHPYIQGMAFYGIMINVVLMILNLLPIPPLDGSRIISSLLPINLAYKYNSIEKYGFLIILALVIIPFNGSNLLFFIMQPFITTIINLIQFIIF; this is translated from the coding sequence ATGAATTTTAATCATATTTTAATGGTCGCATTAATGGCTGCTATTCCACTGATTTTTGCAATTACTATCCATGAGGCTGCTCATGCTTTTGTAGCTAAAATTCGTGGTGATGATAGCGCCTATAGATTGGGTAGAGTAACATTAAACCCTGTATCTCATATTGATCCTATTGGCACTATTGTATTTCCTGGATTAATGCTTATTTCATCAATTTCATTTGGATTTCCTTTTATTTTTGGTTGGGCAAAACCTGTTCCTATTGACTATACCAAACTTAAAAGACCTAAGATAGATACGATATTAGTTGCCATTGCAGGACCATTAGCAAACTTAGCAATGGCTTTTATTTGGGCAATAGTAGCAAAATATATTACTCTTCATCCATACATCCAAGGAATGGCTTTTTATGGAATAATGATCAACGTAGTATTGATGATATTAAATTTACTACCAATACCTCCATTAGATGGTAGTAGAATAATTTCATCTTTATTACCTATAAATTTAGCATATAAGTACAATAGTATAGAAAAATATGGCTTTCTTATAATTTTGGCACTAGTTATTATACCTTTTAATGGTTCAAACTTATTGTTTTTTATAATGCAACCGTTTATAACAACAATTATAAACTTAATTCAATTTATAATTTTCTAA
- a CDS encoding YigZ family protein, protein MNGYKTISENIEFEIAPIKKSRFIVCIYKVANHIEVLNSLDAIKNSYPNANHYCWAYSLADNNQFRFNDDGEPGGSAGKPILSHIQGFEVTNVLVVVVRYFGGTKLGVGGLIRAYGQAAKEGLTLAKITCVEVQNEISLEYDYSETVNVENLANRYGIQIIKENYSDNISKIIKIVASDKDMFLEEIKNITKGKIKITVH, encoded by the coding sequence ATGAATGGTTACAAAACAATATCTGAAAATATAGAATTTGAAATTGCGCCAATAAAAAAATCTCGCTTTATCGTATGTATATATAAAGTTGCAAATCATATAGAGGTATTAAATAGTTTAGACGCAATAAAAAATAGCTATCCTAATGCTAACCATTATTGTTGGGCTTATTCTTTGGCAGATAATAATCAGTTTAGATTTAATGATGATGGTGAACCAGGTGGTTCTGCAGGTAAGCCAATCCTTTCACATATACAGGGTTTTGAAGTGACAAACGTTCTAGTTGTTGTTGTCAGATATTTTGGTGGTACTAAGCTTGGTGTTGGTGGGTTAATCAGAGCCTATGGGCAGGCAGCTAAAGAGGGTTTGACTTTAGCTAAAATTACTTGTGTTGAGGTTCAAAATGAAATATCTTTAGAATATGATTACTCAGAAACAGTAAATGTAGAGAACTTAGCAAACCGCTATGGTATCCAAATCATAAAAGAGAATTATTCTGATAATATTTCTAAAATTATTAAGATTGTTGCATCTGATAAAGATATGTTCTTAGAGGAAATTAAAAATATAACCAAAGGCAAAATAAAAATTACAGTGCACTAA
- a CDS encoding NADPH-dependent FMN reductase produces MTHHEKILVFSTSNSKNSINQKFAKYVANLIPNIKTTLLDINDFEMPIYSIDRENTYGIHPLAHDFKKNVKGHDALIISLAEHNGAYTAAFKNIFDWISRINDGSIWYDKPILLLSTSPGPRGAKTVLNTAKVTFGLMSKGEVTPFSLPEFNKNFDTNTGITDTLLKNELDKCITNFTNSI; encoded by the coding sequence ATAACACATCATGAAAAAATATTAGTTTTTAGTACAAGTAATAGTAAAAATTCAATAAATCAAAAATTTGCAAAATATGTCGCAAACTTAATTCCCAATATAAAAACAACATTACTAGATATTAATGACTTTGAAATGCCCATATATAGTATAGATCGAGAGAATACTTATGGAATTCATCCTTTAGCACATGATTTCAAAAAGAATGTAAAAGGACATGATGCACTGATAATATCACTAGCAGAGCATAATGGTGCCTACACTGCTGCATTTAAAAATATCTTCGACTGGATATCTCGAATTAATGATGGAAGTATTTGGTATGACAAACCAATACTATTACTATCAACCTCCCCTGGACCAAGAGGTGCTAAAACCGTATTAAACACCGCGAAAGTCACTTTTGGTTTAATGTCTAAAGGTGAGGTAACACCTTTCTCACTACCCGAATTTAATAAAAATTTTGACACCAATACAGGCATTACTGATACACTCTTAAAAAATGAACTTGATAAATGCATAACAAATTTTACTAATAGCATTTAA
- a CDS encoding ligand-gated ion channel: MRNIYKIILVLSIVAIFYSDIFGYGDIPPQKPTLVKTSAFITDIQILDEMNEQLQIDVIFRFSWNDQRLEFDKNEEKTPYKLYQGDFQYDEVFEGWKPQISIINEIGTPQIKARQIKIYPNGDIIYTEQRTLHLETPMRLEKFPFDKQTLKAYIIPFGYNSKEVQLIVEPNHKITVKDYVKDHPNINVAEWHLSNFDLKNIEPIKYYYGKPQIISMLEFSISLERKPTNILLKVLIPLTLLVLAMWAIFWMDTKALSDRLNIAFIGILSVIAYQFLIEGEMPDIDYLTFTDGFLLLSFSILFSTVLESLAVYWLIKLNKDKLARKMDIFSRFAFPISYLVLITSLYFIYLH, from the coding sequence ATGAGAAATATATATAAAATTATATTAGTATTAAGTATAGTAGCAATATTCTACTCGGATATATTTGGATATGGTGATATTCCTCCACAAAAGCCAACGCTTGTAAAGACCTCAGCATTCATTACTGATATCCAAATCTTAGATGAAATGAATGAACAATTACAAATTGATGTGATTTTTAGATTTAGCTGGAATGATCAAAGATTAGAATTTGATAAAAATGAAGAAAAAACTCCATATAAATTATATCAAGGCGACTTTCAATATGATGAAGTTTTTGAAGGTTGGAAACCACAAATTTCTATAATTAATGAAATTGGAACTCCTCAAATAAAAGCTAGACAAATAAAGATTTACCCTAATGGCGATATTATATACACCGAGCAACGTACTTTACATCTTGAAACTCCAATGCGACTTGAGAAATTCCCATTTGATAAGCAAACTTTAAAAGCGTATATAATACCATTTGGCTATAATTCTAAAGAGGTACAATTAATAGTCGAGCCAAACCATAAAATTACAGTTAAAGACTATGTTAAAGATCATCCAAATATAAATGTAGCTGAATGGCATCTAAGTAACTTCGATCTAAAAAATATAGAGCCTATAAAATACTACTATGGAAAACCACAAATAATATCAATGCTAGAGTTTAGTATCTCATTAGAAAGAAAACCTACTAATATTCTTTTAAAAGTACTGATTCCATTGACATTGTTAGTATTAGCAATGTGGGCAATATTTTGGATGGATACAAAAGCTTTATCAGATAGATTAAACATAGCATTTATAGGAATTTTATCTGTAATCGCATATCAATTCTTAATCGAAGGAGAAATGCCTGATATTGACTATTTAACTTTTACCGATGGATTTCTACTATTATCTTTTTCTATTTTATTTTCAACAGTTTTAGAAAGTTTAGCTGTTTACTGGCTAATAAAATTAAACAAAGATAAACTAGCTAGAAAGATGGATATATTCTCAAGGTTTGCTTTTCCTATTAGCTACTTAGTTTTGATAACTTCTCTTTATTTTATCTATTTACATTAA
- a CDS encoding MFS transporter: protein MKKYYYNTLIILLLFFLALLNYVDRSTLSIANTEIANAFNITPTEMGILLSAFMWSYAIASLPAGYMVDRLGVNKVMLISMIAWSVACILGGFVIGFYSILLTRILLGLAEAPFFIVATRIIQHRFPSSQRGLMSSIIALGPRLANILAPLILVGLMLLIDWRGMFIILGVVGLIAAIGWKLLHTKETLEHTTTIIKKSQKISISETLRNKNVVYLCIGNLCSSYAYWLFLTWLPFYFIKVKHLTLSQMSIATSASFISGVASVMLGGIISDFMIKKGYTAVFARLTPIIAGCLVASIAILALPFIDNIFVIVCVIGVTIFCLGLRISPTWALVADISPYSLVGTIGGLQNFANFVGAGLAPLITGIILQSTNDNFMIIFIFSGIICLFGSIIYMLIRDKRAQNETI from the coding sequence ATGAAAAAATATTACTACAATACTTTAATAATTCTTTTACTGTTCTTTTTGGCATTACTAAATTATGTTGACAGATCAACTCTAAGTATAGCTAATACTGAAATAGCTAACGCTTTTAACATAACGCCAACAGAAATGGGGATATTACTATCCGCTTTCATGTGGTCATATGCTATTGCTAGTTTACCAGCAGGATATATGGTTGATCGTTTAGGTGTTAATAAAGTAATGTTAATAAGTATGATTGCATGGTCTGTAGCGTGTATATTAGGAGGTTTTGTAATAGGATTTTACTCAATCTTACTAACACGTATACTGCTTGGTCTTGCTGAAGCTCCTTTTTTTATAGTAGCTACTAGGATAATCCAACATCGTTTTCCAAGCTCTCAAAGAGGACTTATGTCATCTATAATTGCTTTAGGGCCAAGATTAGCAAATATTCTTGCACCTTTAATATTAGTTGGCTTAATGCTATTAATAGATTGGAGAGGTATGTTTATAATATTAGGTGTTGTAGGACTAATTGCTGCGATTGGCTGGAAGCTTCTACATACTAAAGAAACACTAGAGCATACAACAACAATTATTAAAAAGTCTCAAAAGATTTCCATTTCCGAGACTCTAAGAAATAAAAACGTTGTTTACTTATGTATCGGAAATCTATGTTCATCTTATGCCTACTGGCTATTTTTAACATGGCTGCCCTTCTATTTTATAAAAGTAAAACATCTAACCCTCTCACAAATGAGTATTGCAACATCTGCTTCTTTTATTTCAGGAGTTGCTTCTGTAATGCTAGGTGGGATTATCTCTGATTTTATGATAAAAAAGGGATATACTGCTGTCTTTGCACGTCTAACTCCTATAATTGCTGGATGCTTAGTTGCGTCTATAGCGATCCTAGCATTACCATTTATTGATAATATTTTTGTTATCGTTTGTGTAATTGGCGTCACTATCTTCTGCTTAGGACTAAGAATATCTCCAACATGGGCATTAGTTGCTGATATTTCTCCATACAGTTTAGTAGGAACAATTGGTGGATTACAAAACTTTGCTAATTTTGTTGGCGCTGGGTTAGCCCCGCTTATTACAGGAATAATACTACAATCAACAAATGATAATTTTATGATTATATTTATATTCAGTGGAATTATTTGTCTATTCGGCTCAATAATATATATGCTCATTCGCGATAAACGAGCTCAAAATGAGACAATTTAG
- a CDS encoding L-threonylcarbamoyladenylate synthase, with product MKSLIELYSYGNNLSELKELANILDNDGVIAIPTDSGYALACRMKSKKGIDKIIKIRNLDSSHNFTLCCKDLSEISEYAKVDNNAYRLLKRYTPGPYTFILNATKKVSSLLVTKSKNTVGIRVSEHYVPRAISAEIGEPLVISSFIVPGHQHVVTDCDEVDSQIMNYLDAVVESDYCGYDPTTVVELLELPYQILRQGAGEIDL from the coding sequence ATGAAGAGTTTAATCGAATTATATAGTTATGGTAATAATCTTTCTGAACTAAAAGAGCTTGCTAATATTTTAGATAATGATGGTGTTATAGCTATACCAACTGATTCTGGATATGCTTTAGCTTGTCGCATGAAATCAAAGAAAGGTATAGATAAAATTATCAAAATAAGAAATTTGGATAGTAGTCACAACTTTACACTTTGTTGTAAAGATTTATCAGAGATATCTGAATATGCAAAAGTTGATAATAATGCTTATAGGTTATTAAAAAGATATACTCCTGGCCCATATACATTTATTTTAAATGCGACAAAAAAAGTATCATCGTTATTAGTTACTAAATCTAAGAATACGGTAGGTATTAGAGTTAGTGAGCATTACGTGCCAAGAGCAATATCAGCTGAAATTGGCGAACCATTAGTTATCAGTAGTTTTATAGTACCTGGTCATCAGCATGTGGTTACAGACTGTGATGAGGTTGATAGCCAGATAATGAATTATCTAGATGCGGTAGTTGAGTCAGACTATTGTGGTTATGATCCAACAACTGTTGTCGAGCTACTAGAATTACCATATCAAATTTTAAGACAAGGAGCAGGTGAGATAGATCTATAG
- the metG gene encoding methionine--tRNA ligase codes for MRKILVTNALPYANGDLHLGHMLGYIQSDIWVRFQKLQGNQCIFVCGSDTHGTPIMLKAKSLGITPEELVTKYSNRHLQDFTDFEINFDNYHSTHNSLNKEIVEDIYNKLNNKNLISKKAIAQAYDPEAKMFLPDRFVKGTCPKCKAEDQYGDSCEVCGATYDPTELINPRSVISGQSPIQKNSEHFFFDLPALEKNIKDWIESNTLLQPEVANKLAEWFEQGLQSWDISRDAPYFGFAIPGTNEQKFFYVWLDAPMGYIASFKDYCNKNNINFGDFWGDSSSESELYHFIGKDIIYFHTLFWPAILSSTGYKTPTSVFANGFLTVNGKKMSKSRGTFIQARTYLDNLEPSYLRYYFASRLTSRIDDIDLNLEEFVTKSNSDIVGKVVNIASRCAGFIYKKFDATLSGEIFDPELESEFSKNHDAITQAFEKREFAHAVRLIMALADKANQFIDYHKPWQLAKEEGQEQKVHQVCSQGINMFKVLIVYLKPIIPSIVAEAERFLNIQFISWADAPKFLINHKIDKFKPLATRIEKEKVDKILEDTKKMLENEQAPQSKKEEPKLDIAAECTFDDFMKVDLRIAKITEASHVEGADKLLKLILDLGGVTKQVFAGIKSAYKPEDLIGKHTIMVANLAPRKMKFGMSEGMVLAAGDGKGIYILEPHEGAQPGMRVK; via the coding sequence ATGCGAAAGATACTCGTTACTAATGCTCTGCCATATGCTAATGGTGACTTACATTTAGGTCACATGCTCGGCTATATACAATCCGACATCTGGGTCAGATTCCAAAAACTACAAGGCAATCAATGCATATTTGTCTGTGGTAGTGATACTCATGGTACGCCAATAATGCTCAAAGCCAAGAGTCTTGGAATTACTCCAGAAGAGTTAGTTACAAAATACTCTAATAGACACTTACAAGATTTTACTGATTTTGAAATTAATTTTGACAATTATCACTCTACTCATAATTCTCTAAATAAAGAGATTGTTGAAGATATATATAATAAACTTAACAATAAAAATCTTATTTCAAAAAAAGCAATAGCTCAAGCTTATGACCCTGAGGCTAAAATGTTTTTGCCAGATAGATTTGTCAAGGGAACTTGTCCAAAATGTAAAGCTGAAGATCAGTATGGTGATAGCTGTGAAGTTTGTGGTGCCACATATGATCCTACAGAGCTTATCAATCCAAGATCTGTAATATCTGGTCAATCGCCAATACAAAAAAACTCTGAACATTTCTTTTTTGACTTACCCGCATTAGAAAAAAATATAAAAGATTGGATAGAATCTAATACACTCTTACAACCAGAAGTTGCTAACAAACTAGCAGAATGGTTTGAGCAAGGCTTACAAAGTTGGGATATCTCGCGTGATGCGCCATATTTTGGCTTTGCAATCCCAGGTACAAATGAACAAAAATTCTTCTATGTGTGGCTAGATGCTCCAATGGGCTATATTGCAAGCTTCAAAGATTATTGTAATAAGAATAATATTAATTTTGGTGATTTCTGGGGAGATAGTTCTAGTGAAAGTGAGCTTTATCATTTTATTGGTAAAGATATTATTTATTTTCATACACTATTTTGGCCAGCAATATTATCATCTACTGGTTATAAGACACCTACTAGTGTATTTGCTAATGGTTTCTTAACTGTAAATGGTAAGAAGATGTCAAAATCTCGAGGGACGTTCATTCAAGCTAGAACTTACCTAGATAATTTAGAGCCTAGTTATTTAAGATACTACTTTGCGTCAAGATTGACATCCCGCATTGATGATATAGATTTGAATCTAGAGGAATTTGTTACTAAATCAAATTCTGATATAGTAGGTAAGGTAGTCAATATTGCCAGTCGTTGTGCTGGATTTATATACAAAAAATTTGATGCTACCTTGTCTGGAGAGATTTTTGATCCAGAATTAGAAAGTGAATTTAGTAAAAACCACGATGCTATAACACAAGCTTTTGAGAAAAGAGAGTTTGCCCACGCTGTGAGACTGATAATGGCATTAGCCGATAAAGCTAATCAATTTATAGATTACCATAAACCTTGGCAACTAGCTAAAGAAGAAGGACAAGAACAAAAAGTTCATCAAGTCTGTTCACAAGGTATAAATATGTTTAAGGTTTTAATCGTTTATCTTAAGCCTATTATTCCTAGCATTGTTGCTGAGGCAGAGAGATTTTTAAATATACAGTTCATAAGCTGGGCTGATGCTCCAAAGTTTTTAATAAATCATAAAATAGATAAATTCAAACCTCTAGCCACTCGTATCGAAAAAGAAAAAGTAGACAAAATTTTAGAGGATACAAAGAAAATGTTAGAAAATGAACAAGCTCCGCAATCTAAAAAAGAAGAGCCTAAACTAGATATCGCAGCTGAATGTACTTTTGATGATTTTATGAAAGTAGATTTGCGTATAGCTAAAATTACTGAAGCTTCACATGTTGAAGGTGCGGATAAATTACTTAAACTAATATTGGATCTAGGTGGTGTCACCAAACAAGTTTTTGCTGGTATCAAGTCTGCTTACAAACCTGAAGATTTAATTGGCAAGCATACTATAATGGTAGCAAATCTAGCTCCTAGAAAAATGAAATTTGGAATGTCTGAGGGCATGGTTTTAGCTGCTGGAGATGGTAAAGGTATATATATACTTGAGCCACATGAGGGTGCTCAACCAGGTATGCGTGTCAAATAA